The region GCTCTTTACTATAATATCTTGCGAATGGTTGCCTGTTTATTATCGATATTGATGCAATATTTCGTGTCAAAAAATGTTATATACTATACGAACAATCTACATTCTACTGCTTCAGCAGCATTATCATGGAGTGATTTTATGAGTATTGATAAAATATTGAAAGATACTTTCAAAGGGGAAACGACAGAAGTTGGATGGTACTTTGCCATGTCTAAACTGGCAGAGAGGGAAGGCTATCCGGAAGTTGCAGTTTACTTGCGCCAGATTGCAATGGATGAGGCCTGGCATGCTGCAGAAACTGCTGAGATTCTCGGATTGATCAAAGATTCTACAATTGAGAACATCAGGATGATGCTTGAAGGCGAAACCGCGGCAGAAGGCGAAAAGGGTGATGCTGCTAAAATTGCCAGGGATGAAGGCAATGAACGGGCAGCTCTTTTCTTCGAGAAAGCTTCCTTTGATGAGGCAAGACATAAAGAAGGCCTTAAAGGGCTGCTGAAAAGACTGGAAAAAGAGTGTTAATGGAGGGATTATTAATGTCAAAAGATATTCTTGAAAAGGGTGCCATTCTCCAGAGGGACCGTGAAACATTCGCTATTGCTCCCCAAACACCGGGAGGCATTGTATCGCCTGATATCTTACGTAAGATTGCTGACACTGCAGATAAATATGGTGCAGCTGCCATTAAACTGACATCTGCTCAGCGTGTCTGTATTGTAGGCCTCAAGGAAGAAGATATAGACAATGCCTGGGATGACCTGGGTATGAAACCGGGTGCTGCAATAGGTCTATGTGTGAGAAGTATTAAGATATGTCCGGGTACCACTTTCTGTAAACGTGGTCAGCAGGATGCTGTAACTCTCGGCCTTGAACTGGATGAGATATATCACGGAATGCAACTTCCTTCCAAATTCAAAATTGCGGTTTCCGGCTGCATGAATTCGTGTTCCGAACCGGCTGTCAGGGACATAGGTATCATGGGTACCCCGAAAGGCTATACTGTGATGGTTGGCGGTAATGCAGGAATTCGTCCAAGACTTGGTGATGTGATAGCTGATGAACTTAATGATGACGAAGTCAAAGAACTCGTTGATAAGATTGTCAGCTTTTACAAGACCCACACAAAAAAACATAGAATCGGACGCGTGATCGATGATATGGGTCTTGAAAATTTCAAAAGGGAAATAGGCCTGTAATTAAAAAGATTATATCCTTTCCTTTCCCTTCCTTTTTTCTAATTCTCCTCTCCTGTTTTGTTTTTTGCATAATGAAAATATTTAAATACAATTGTTACCACCAATAAACCATCTTATATTACTACTGCTAATAATTTTTGTAAAATAACTTTTAAAATGGTATCAGGAGATAGAATTTATGGCTATGGAATATTATTCTGGCATATCCGATGCTATGAGGATCACATTCGTGCAGGTCATGATACTGGCCACGATCGCGATTGTGATATTCCTCTATGGAATGTATATAAATTTGAAAAAATGGGGATTAGGTGCTGAAGGTTACGGGCAAAAGCCTTCCAAAGGCAGCATCTTTACTTTCCCGAAAACACTGGCCTATCAGCTGAGTGAGGATGGGCATGGTCATAAGCAGAATATCATTGTAACGCTTGTGCTTGATATTCTATTGCAACGTCGTATAATGCGCCGCAGTCCCCTTCGATGGTTCATGCACATTACCATTTTTGTAGGCTGGATGACCCTGTTCTTATTGTCTCTTCTCATGTTCCTTGTGGAATTACTCCACATGGCACACCTGGGAATCGGGCCTGAACCTGCAGTCTTCAGAGAATTCCTCGGTCCAATTAATGACCTGTTCAGCTACATTCTGCTTACAGGTATAATAATTGCAATCGCAAGAAGGCTCTTTATCCCGAGAATGCGTGAAGCTACCATTGCATATGACTCCATACTGCTTGGTGGACTGACCCTCATTACTGTTACAGGATTTATTGCTGATGGTATCAGGAACGGCACTTTCTGGGGCTTTGGTATCGAATATCCCTATGCTCCACCCGCGGCACTGTTCCATGTGATTATTTCCCTGCTATTCTGTATTGCTTACATCCCGTACAGCAAATATATCCACATGATTGCAACACCTCTTACTATCCTGGCCAACAAGGGAGGCGAATAAAATGGTACGTGATAATCCGTCTATTACAACGGAAAACCTTACAGCTGTCCAGCTTATGGAAATCGATTCCTGTACACGCTGTGGAGAGTGTGTAGAGTGGTGTCCTACCTATGATGCATCAGGTAAGGATCCAGGACTTGCACCAAGGGACAAGATTCTGCGCTGGCAGGAATATATGAAAAAATCCTATGGTCTGCGTGCCAGGCTCTTTGGGCCTAAGCAGGTTCCGGAGGAAGAAATTGACCAGTTCAAGGAAGATGTCTACGGATGTACAACATGTGCAATGTGTGCTACAGTTTGTGAATCCGGTATCAATACCGTTGAACTGTGGGAAGCAATGCGTGCCAATCTCGTAAAACGTGGCAATGGTCCTGTTGGAAAGCAGCCCATGTTTGTCAAACTCATTGGAGAATATGGCAATCCATACATGGCAGATCCCAAGGAACGTCTAAGCTGGGTCCCTGACGATGTAAAAATAGAAGATAAAGCAGACATTCTCTATTTCGGTGGTTGTACTGCAGAATTGAGACAGAAAAAACTTGCTTTTGCAACCGCACGTGTACTGAATCATCTGGATATTCCTTTCACCATGCTCGGTGAGGATGAACAGTGCTGTAATTCCGCTCTTGTAAGGACCGGTCAGTACGAAATAGAAGACATTTCCAGAAAGTCTGCCCGTAAAAATGTAGACGGTATCAAGGCAAAGGGTGCCACCAAAGTACTTTTCGCCTGTGCGGGTTGTTACAGGACTGCTCTTGTGGATTGGCCAAGGTTACTTGGTGAAGAACTTCCATTCGAGGTTATTCACATAACTGAGTACCTTGACAAACTCATCGATGAAGGTAAGATCAACTGGAAACAGCCCTTTGATAACCAAACTGTTACTTACCACGATCCATGCCACCTGGGACGTCACGTTGGGGTCTTCGAACCACCACGTAAGGTATTGCGCAGTATCCCCGGTCTGAACTTTGTTGAAATGGATCGTATAAAGGATAACCAGCGATGTTGTGGAGCAGGCGGTGGTGTCAAAGCAGGTATTCCGGATCTTGCGCTTGGTGTTGCCGAGACAAGAGTTGAAGATGCTCTTGCCAAGAATCCGGATATTCTTTCCAGTGCCTGTCCATTCTGTAAGAGAAACCTTTCTGATGGAAGAGACTCTGTCAAGGCAGAAGATCTGGAAGTCGAAGATGTCATTGTTTTGACCGCTGAGGCTCTTGGTATCGATCTTTCTGATTGTGAAGATCAGGCAAGATAAGCAACTCAAGGGGTTATACCCCTTTTATTTTCTCTTTTTAGAAACCTACATAAATTATCAGTTACGTCTTGTTGCTGCTATGCAAATTCCCTATGAGTTTTTAGGCAGGATATTCATATACCTGATAATTCTGGCTTTGGCAGGGATATTGTTGGCACTTATAGTAGGTGCTTACAGTTTCAGGAAAAGGCACATTATTTTCCCAAAATTTGTCCTTTTCATTCTCTATATGTTCTATGCTCCGGCCAAATGGATATGCAGAATGTTCCATATCAGGGATACTCTGGTTGATGAGATTCTGATCGAAATTCGCAATGCTGTAATGCTTGATGAATTTAGTAACAGTTCCGGTTTACGTGTTGTATTCCTGCCACAATGTCTCAGGAATGCCCGTTGTCCTGCACGTTGTGATCCAATTCATGGTTATGAATGTCGGCGATGTGGCCTTTGTTCCATTGGTTATATCAGTTCAGAAGCTGAAAAACGTGGCTTCCGCGTTTTTGTAATTCCCGGGGGAAGTTTCATTAAGAAGATCATAAAAAACTATCATCCTACTTCATGCATCGGAGTGGCCTGTTATAATGAGCTTACAGAGGCTATGGAAGAAGTTTCATTTATGCCTGTGCAGGGAATCTGCCTCTTAAAAGATGGTTGTTTTGAAACAGAAGTGGACGCCGAGGCTGTAATTGAAAAAATGGAGGCATGTAATGTACGATCTGATAGGTAAAGTGCTGCTAGGAGTCGTGGCAATATCTGTCTTTTTGAGTAGCCTTGCTCTTTTTGTCAGTCGTATCAGCCTTAATAGGCATGTACGTCTTGCAGGTATTTTTGCATGGATACTTGATTTATTCTACCTGCCTATCAAGTATTTCTTTTGCAAATTCTCTGATCCCCGTATCCTGGACAGCTGGATGGTTTCCCTGAAGAACATTGCTCATTATCAGGCTTTCAGTAGGACTCGTAACAGGATTATGCTGTTGCCACATTGCATGCGTTTTCTTGATTGCCCCGCCCATGCTTCACGATATGGTATACAATGCAAGGAATGTGGCAGGTGTATAGTTGGACAGCTAAAAAGGGATGCGCAAAGGTATGGTTATCATTTCTATATTATAACCGGTTCCTCATTTGTGAAGCATGTATTGAAAGAAAAGCCTGCAGATGGCATCCTTGTTGTTGGTTGTAATTATGAGATCAACAAGGGGATGCGTTTTCTACGAGGTAAAAATGTTATTGCTTATGGTGTTCCTCTTGAAAGTGATGGTTGTTATAATACCTCCATAAGTTACGAAAAAATTGCAGGCATTCTTGAAGAATTCGGTCCGGCTGGCAATAGTGTGTGAGTGAGGGGAGTAAGCTCCCTTCTGTTGATGCAAAGATGCATTGGCAGTATTCGGCTAAGCGTCACACCAAACGGGGGTTGTCCGAACAACACCATTGATCCCATTTCGACTTGCACCCGCGAGGATTCGCCGTTCCATCCGTACCCTGCGCGACCTCAATTTTCCATATCATTGCTTTAACGCAGGCCGGTATCGTTTCTGTGCCATCATGCGGTAATACCGCAAGAGCCGGTTTCCCGGCTGCCCGGGCTCTCGCCCGATACCCTTTACAGGTATTCGCGTGTTCGGAAGGTGGGGAGACTTTCCTCAGACCAGAAGGCCCGGAAACTGCCCTCCCTCTCTCACAGGGCCCTTAATTCATCGGATATATAGAAATACTTATCGCAATGATTTTTATTATATTCTTATTCAGGATTGAAATCCAGGGAAATGGAATCTATACAAAAGTGCTCTCCGGTGGGGGCCGGTCCATCATCAAAAACATGGCCTAGATGCCCGCCACAGCGGCTGCATATTACTTCGATACGTTTCATTCCCAGGGAATAGTCCGGTATTCTTTCAATGTTGTCTTCGGATATTGCTTCCCAGAAGCTTGGCCAGCCGGTGCCTGCGTCGTACTTTGAGGAGGAAGAAAACATTTCTTGGCCACACCCGGCACAGGTGTATATACCATTTTCATAAAAATCATTATATTTGCCACTGAAAGGTGCTTCAGTTCCTTTTTTCCTGAGGACACGAAACTGTTCTGCAGACAATCGTTTTTTCCATTCCTCTTCTGAAATTTGTTTCCATTCCTCGGGCATATTAAACCTCATAAAGACATTGCAAACGGCTGGATGAAGAATGTTTGGTAGGGCGATACAGCCGTTCGCAATAATACTAACATTGTGTTTGGGTTATATAACCGTTTGCCTGATGCACTACATGCCTCAGGGTACGACCAAGACTTGTGTTTTGGAATGCCTTACCACATTTTCTGCCACACTGCCAAGTAAAAGATGACTGATACCGGTTCTGCCAAGTGTCCCCATCACAATGAGGTCTATCTCGTTTTCCGTGGCAAATTTGACAATGCCATCTGCTGGACTTCCCTCAATTATTATGGGTTCTACCTCGACATCTGCTTTCTTTCCGGCGTCAACAACGTATTCAGTTGCACTTTTCCCTTCATCTTTAAGGTGATTGCGCAATGAATCGGCCCACCTTTCTCCGCGGGTTGCGATGGATACACTTACAGGCGGTAAAACGTAGACTGCCTTGACCTCTGCACCGGTTGCTTTTGCAAGTTCGATACCCCAATCGACAGCATTCTTTACATTCTCAGACCCATCGGTAGATATCATTATCTTTTCAATTTTCGTACTCATCAAAATACCCCTTTAAAATATTGTGACTATAATGCTATATGTCTTTTGGTTGCATTTTAATATATCACAATCTTAATTTATAGCTACTATCATTTATTCCCTGATGGGCGAAACGATTCTTGTTGCAGAGGATATTTTCCAGGATTATGGCTGCCTACATGCTCTAAATGGAATTAACCTGCGTGTGAAAGAAGGTGAATTTATTGCAATTATCGGTCCCAATGGAGCAGGCAAATCGACCCTTTTGAAAATGTTTGCCTCTCTGCTCTCTCCTACCAAAGGTACACTGCAAATCTTTGGAACAAAAGATCACGACAGAGAAGATGTAAGGGACAGAATGGGAATGCTTTCCCACGAA is a window of Methanohalophilus mahii DSM 5219 DNA encoding:
- a CDS encoding ferritin-like domain-containing protein, giving the protein MSIDKILKDTFKGETTEVGWYFAMSKLAEREGYPEVAVYLRQIAMDEAWHAAETAEILGLIKDSTIENIRMMLEGETAAEGEKGDAAKIARDEGNERAALFFEKASFDEARHKEGLKGLLKRLEKEC
- a CDS encoding DUF116 domain-containing protein encodes the protein MYDLIGKVLLGVVAISVFLSSLALFVSRISLNRHVRLAGIFAWILDLFYLPIKYFFCKFSDPRILDSWMVSLKNIAHYQAFSRTRNRIMLLPHCMRFLDCPAHASRYGIQCKECGRCIVGQLKRDAQRYGYHFYIITGSSFVKHVLKEKPADGILVVGCNYEINKGMRFLRGKNVIAYGVPLESDGCYNTSISYEKIAGILEEFGPAGNSV
- a CDS encoding (Fe-S)-binding protein codes for the protein MVRDNPSITTENLTAVQLMEIDSCTRCGECVEWCPTYDASGKDPGLAPRDKILRWQEYMKKSYGLRARLFGPKQVPEEEIDQFKEDVYGCTTCAMCATVCESGINTVELWEAMRANLVKRGNGPVGKQPMFVKLIGEYGNPYMADPKERLSWVPDDVKIEDKADILYFGGCTAELRQKKLAFATARVLNHLDIPFTMLGEDEQCCNSALVRTGQYEIEDISRKSARKNVDGIKAKGATKVLFACAGCYRTALVDWPRLLGEELPFEVIHITEYLDKLIDEGKINWKQPFDNQTVTYHDPCHLGRHVGVFEPPRKVLRSIPGLNFVEMDRIKDNQRCCGAGGGVKAGIPDLALGVAETRVEDALAKNPDILSSACPFCKRNLSDGRDSVKAEDLEVEDVIVLTAEALGIDLSDCEDQAR
- a CDS encoding universal stress protein, whose translation is MSTKIEKIMISTDGSENVKNAVDWGIELAKATGAEVKAVYVLPPVSVSIATRGERWADSLRNHLKDEGKSATEYVVDAGKKADVEVEPIIIEGSPADGIVKFATENEIDLIVMGTLGRTGISHLLLGSVAENVVRHSKTQVLVVP
- a CDS encoding DUF116 domain-containing protein, producing MQIPYEFLGRIFIYLIILALAGILLALIVGAYSFRKRHIIFPKFVLFILYMFYAPAKWICRMFHIRDTLVDEILIEIRNAVMLDEFSNSSGLRVVFLPQCLRNARCPARCDPIHGYECRRCGLCSIGYISSEAEKRGFRVFVIPGGSFIKKIIKNYHPTSCIGVACYNELTEAMEEVSFMPVQGICLLKDGCFETEVDAEAVIEKMEACNVRSDR
- a CDS encoding nitrite/sulfite reductase domain-containing protein, which encodes MSKDILEKGAILQRDRETFAIAPQTPGGIVSPDILRKIADTADKYGAAAIKLTSAQRVCIVGLKEEDIDNAWDDLGMKPGAAIGLCVRSIKICPGTTFCKRGQQDAVTLGLELDEIYHGMQLPSKFKIAVSGCMNSCSEPAVRDIGIMGTPKGYTVMVGGNAGIRPRLGDVIADELNDDEVKELVDKIVSFYKTHTKKHRIGRVIDDMGLENFKREIGL
- a CDS encoding disulfide reductase; its protein translation is MAMEYYSGISDAMRITFVQVMILATIAIVIFLYGMYINLKKWGLGAEGYGQKPSKGSIFTFPKTLAYQLSEDGHGHKQNIIVTLVLDILLQRRIMRRSPLRWFMHITIFVGWMTLFLLSLLMFLVELLHMAHLGIGPEPAVFREFLGPINDLFSYILLTGIIIAIARRLFIPRMREATIAYDSILLGGLTLITVTGFIADGIRNGTFWGFGIEYPYAPPAALFHVIISLLFCIAYIPYSKYIHMIATPLTILANKGGE
- the msrB gene encoding peptide-methionine (R)-S-oxide reductase MsrB, with amino-acid sequence MPEEWKQISEEEWKKRLSAEQFRVLRKKGTEAPFSGKYNDFYENGIYTCAGCGQEMFSSSSKYDAGTGWPSFWEAISEDNIERIPDYSLGMKRIEVICSRCGGHLGHVFDDGPAPTGEHFCIDSISLDFNPE